The following coding sequences lie in one bacterium genomic window:
- the aroQ gene encoding type II 3-dehydroquinate dehydratase, whose amino-acid sequence MSEPLRILVLHGPNLNLLGTREPEVYGHTTLAEIDQELADLAKSRGAQIEALQSNHEGVLIDRIQEARSEVRGILINPGGLTHTSVSLRDSLAGVEIPVVEVHLSNVQAREAFRHHSYVAGVALGTVAGFGAASYRLGLEALLDHLGA is encoded by the coding sequence ATGAGCGAGCCTCTCCGCATCCTGGTTCTTCACGGACCCAACCTGAACCTGCTCGGGACCCGAGAGCCCGAGGTCTACGGGCACACGACCCTGGCCGAGATCGACCAGGAACTCGCGGATCTGGCCAAGAGCCGGGGCGCCCAGATCGAGGCGCTGCAGTCGAATCACGAGGGTGTCCTGATCGACCGGATCCAGGAGGCTCGTAGCGAGGTCCGAGGCATCCTGATCAATCCGGGCGGCCTTACCCACACCAGCGTATCGCTACGCGACTCCCTGGCAGGGGTGGAAATACCGGTCGTCGAGGTCCACCTCTCGAATGTGCAGGCTCGAGAGGCCTTCCGACACCATTCCTACGTGGCCGGGGTGGCGCTCGGAACCGTCGCCGGCTTCGGAGCGGCGAGCTATCGGCTGGGCCTCGAGGCCCTGCTCGACCATCTGGGCGCTTAG
- a CDS encoding site-specific integrase, translating into MRATVLKKRGKWGVRVYSGDRQKWRTIGSGEKGRAEAERVAAEINRQAEAEQLRAEGFLGLVPQRAPLRLGDACRRWIEAYGPKLSKGTYQTWRANIERHLVPALGEVDLRRLSEAQLIGFADACYREKGLAPGTVTNCLSILRRVVNVAVREEVLTALPPAFQKRDKSIVEIAKEVFRSHGISSRRNPPRRREPWTRQEAERLLELAEEHEPSIFEVCATAYYTGARRGEILGLRRDRINLRDGVIVFNTQVTRGQEKFLKSTDHPDGRAVPVAPRLAEILDRLLAGRRERPIQDEPPWAFLSPKGRRWQESNFYHRPWKRLINLAEVDGIRPLDFHSFRHTFIVLSLQAGRSPKAVSDIAGDRLDTLLKHYNRWVPQDWDFTYLGSGATQSGGPPSHAPPSEPNPPEEALPPAR; encoded by the coding sequence ATGCGGGCCACCGTGCTGAAGAAGCGGGGCAAGTGGGGCGTCCGGGTCTACAGCGGAGATCGACAGAAATGGCGGACGATCGGCTCCGGAGAGAAGGGGCGGGCGGAGGCCGAGCGAGTCGCCGCTGAGATCAACCGTCAGGCGGAGGCGGAACAGCTCCGCGCCGAGGGATTTCTCGGTCTGGTCCCGCAGCGCGCTCCCCTTCGTCTTGGCGACGCGTGCCGTCGTTGGATCGAGGCCTATGGTCCGAAGCTCTCCAAGGGTACTTATCAGACCTGGCGCGCGAACATCGAGCGGCACCTCGTCCCGGCGCTCGGCGAGGTCGATCTCCGGCGCCTCAGCGAGGCCCAGCTCATCGGATTCGCGGACGCCTGCTATCGCGAGAAAGGCCTCGCCCCCGGCACGGTGACGAATTGCCTCTCGATTCTGCGCCGCGTGGTGAACGTTGCCGTACGGGAGGAGGTCCTGACCGCTCTGCCGCCAGCGTTCCAGAAGCGCGACAAATCGATCGTCGAGATCGCGAAGGAGGTGTTCCGCAGCCACGGCATCTCCTCGCGCAGGAATCCGCCTCGGCGGCGCGAACCCTGGACCCGCCAGGAGGCGGAGCGCCTGCTCGAGCTTGCCGAAGAGCACGAGCCTTCGATCTTCGAAGTCTGTGCAACGGCGTACTACACGGGTGCCCGGAGGGGCGAGATCCTCGGCCTGCGGCGCGACCGGATCAATCTGCGCGACGGGGTCATCGTGTTCAACACACAAGTGACGCGCGGGCAGGAGAAGTTCCTCAAGTCGACGGATCACCCGGACGGGCGCGCTGTACCCGTCGCACCTCGCTTGGCGGAGATCCTGGACCGTCTCCTCGCGGGGCGGCGAGAGAGGCCCATCCAGGACGAGCCTCCCTGGGCGTTTCTCTCGCCCAAGGGGCGGCGGTGGCAGGAGAGCAACTTCTACCACCGCCCCTGGAAGCGTTTGATCAACCTGGCGGAGGTCGACGGCATTCGGCCGCTCGATTTCCACTCGTTTCGACACACGTTCATCGTGCTGAGTCTGCAGGCCGGTCGCTCCCCGAAGGCCGTCTCCGACATCGCAGGCGACCGCCTCGACACCCTCCTCAAGCACTACAACCGCTGGGTCCCGCAGGACTGGGACTTCACGTATCTCGGCTCCGGAGCGACGCAATCAGGAGGTCCGCCTTCGCACGCGCCGCCCTCGGAGCCGAACCCCCCGGAGGAGGCCCTGCCACCGGCTCGCTGA
- a CDS encoding helix-turn-helix domain-containing protein, with translation MPPSTKSDDRLQWRERPVLRVNEIAEILGVHRSTVHRLVDRGLLERVKRDSCGVAWVSTDSLCRFLGEDVSEPVAGPPPGGSAPRAARAKADLLIASLRSRDT, from the coding sequence GTGCCTCCTTCGACCAAATCAGACGACCGTCTCCAGTGGCGGGAGCGGCCGGTCCTGCGTGTGAACGAGATCGCGGAGATACTCGGGGTGCATCGCTCGACGGTGCATCGGCTCGTGGACCGCGGTCTTCTCGAGAGGGTGAAGCGCGATTCGTGCGGCGTTGCGTGGGTCTCGACGGACAGCCTCTGTCGCTTCCTCGGCGAAGACGTCAGCGAGCCGGTGGCAGGGCCTCCTCCGGGGGGTTCGGCTCCGAGGGCGGCGCGTGCGAAGGCGGACCTCCTGATTGCGTCGCTCCGGAGCCGAGATACGTGA
- a CDS encoding tetratricopeptide repeat protein: MAINKRKILQSAQKHLQKGALEKALKDYQTLLKADPRDANLRLKIGDIELKRGRPDEAVAAYLKVAEAFMKDGFDAKAVALYKQITKIDDKRADVLVPLADLYQRMGLQSDAMAALQTAADAHYRDGNKDDALDLLRRMAALDPSNTNSRLKVADLLRQEERNEEAISEYEEVAAELDRQGAEEDRIRVLVRVLELAPDRVDLLASVARSRIDSGKLEAAEKTANLMIEQQPDEPDAWLLLGEARGGLGQSSESVDAYRRAAEIHRERGSDDVARDITQRFVAPAGVEDPGAGDAANDDLLGGAVEDLGAEAGAPDFDPNGMSLGSPLGESGADHGALGDTTLPPLPEVEESGVEAAAETDSDPEQLLAEASVYLRYGKHDRAIDSLRSIVRQDPTSVAAFAKLGEALEATGQAEHAITSYERGAQAAAECGDTTAFEALRQSVEALDAGRAEGLEPPAAQVASDLEDDLLGQPEAEPDAESEPESEEDESGALAGNDAEIEFDVDVELDASEEAAEPEEGLEPVVASGVSGDEFEIDGSEQDEIVLSESEQPDPSEAVQIDLSESNEIELSESDEIDVSQAVPVDPSDSGEIDPSASARDGGDVEADELVPEFDLSGELEISVEDALVDSEDENRDEDLEFEISGAGEDADGEVTTAEESLMDVSGEGAAAVEIEISDPALDLAFDDEEAAVPDGADFDESQGEVSLESPEEAVGASASATTPAQMAEDLEEADFFFQQGMLDEARIVYERILAIAPSHPGALLRVGEIEAASDGDADAVSASTTDADDIDVEAAAMDADDIEVEAGAVEIDPEELEVGTDETAIEAGEPEWDAESSDAEDDSSDMVDLVGDDMFADEDASSDELAPEVDLGGDPDDDTGRIQAAASEELEPEAAELGSLDDAAFEDSASEELEAEDSELDASAPELVETEAAATVEEGAPTSPTEAEVTAPVIFGASSEEDEGFDLAAQLSDAFDLDDEGGADVPFSADTEGEGFEEVFAAFKQGVQGALEDEDFEAHYDLGIAYKEMGLCEDAIGEFRAAMGSDQRRLPCLHMMGLCAMDLGRIVDAVAHLEQALALPDVEEEQQIGLRFDLGRAYAGVGDVPRARAAFEAVQRLDADFPDVDLQLAALDDQPDPDAAEATVEADDAGFENFDELMADGPSGPEEEAPEAPVYESFDDFLQDDDSEDEADASAEPESVDAGEPESFEASDAEGLEDGEAEDVGDAEPDEPEDVMSEPDEEPESEPDPPVQTTADPEPPKKPGRRKKKISFV, translated from the coding sequence TTGGCGATCAACAAGCGGAAGATCCTGCAGTCGGCGCAGAAGCACCTTCAGAAAGGTGCGCTCGAAAAGGCGCTGAAGGACTACCAGACCCTGCTCAAGGCCGATCCGCGAGATGCAAACCTGCGTCTCAAGATCGGTGACATCGAGCTGAAACGCGGACGGCCCGACGAGGCAGTCGCCGCGTATCTGAAGGTCGCGGAAGCGTTCATGAAGGACGGCTTCGATGCGAAGGCCGTCGCGCTCTACAAACAGATCACAAAGATCGATGACAAGCGCGCGGATGTGCTCGTTCCGTTGGCGGATCTCTACCAGCGCATGGGGCTCCAATCCGACGCGATGGCGGCCCTTCAAACCGCCGCCGACGCCCACTACCGCGATGGCAACAAGGATGACGCGCTCGATCTCCTGAGGCGCATGGCGGCATTGGATCCGTCGAATACGAACAGCCGCCTGAAGGTCGCGGATCTTCTCCGCCAGGAAGAGCGCAACGAGGAGGCGATCTCCGAGTACGAGGAGGTGGCCGCCGAACTCGATCGTCAGGGCGCCGAAGAAGATCGCATTCGTGTTCTCGTGCGCGTGCTCGAGCTTGCGCCGGATCGGGTCGATCTGTTGGCTTCCGTCGCACGCTCACGAATCGATTCGGGAAAGCTGGAAGCGGCCGAGAAGACCGCGAATCTGATGATCGAGCAGCAGCCGGACGAACCGGATGCCTGGCTGTTGTTAGGCGAAGCTCGCGGAGGGCTCGGCCAGAGCTCGGAGAGTGTCGATGCCTACCGCCGCGCCGCCGAGATCCATCGCGAACGCGGCAGCGATGATGTCGCCCGGGACATCACCCAGCGCTTTGTCGCCCCGGCAGGGGTCGAGGATCCCGGAGCTGGCGATGCCGCAAACGACGATCTGCTCGGCGGAGCCGTAGAAGATCTGGGTGCAGAGGCAGGAGCCCCGGATTTCGACCCGAACGGCATGTCCCTGGGAAGCCCCCTCGGCGAGAGCGGCGCGGATCACGGCGCTCTTGGCGATACCACCCTGCCGCCGCTGCCGGAGGTCGAAGAGTCCGGCGTCGAAGCGGCCGCCGAGACCGACAGCGATCCTGAGCAGCTGCTGGCGGAGGCCAGTGTCTATCTCCGCTACGGCAAGCACGATCGAGCGATCGACAGCCTGCGTTCGATCGTCCGTCAGGATCCGACGAGCGTGGCTGCCTTCGCGAAGTTGGGCGAGGCCCTGGAGGCCACGGGCCAGGCCGAACACGCCATCACGTCCTACGAGCGCGGCGCCCAGGCTGCGGCCGAGTGCGGGGATACGACGGCCTTCGAGGCGCTGCGCCAGAGCGTAGAAGCATTGGATGCCGGACGGGCCGAAGGCTTGGAACCGCCCGCCGCCCAGGTCGCATCCGACCTCGAGGACGACCTGCTTGGGCAGCCGGAAGCGGAGCCCGATGCGGAATCGGAACCGGAGAGCGAAGAAGATGAGTCCGGAGCCCTGGCCGGAAACGATGCAGAGATCGAGTTCGACGTAGACGTCGAGCTGGACGCATCCGAGGAAGCTGCCGAACCCGAGGAGGGTCTCGAACCGGTCGTCGCATCGGGAGTTTCCGGGGACGAATTCGAGATCGATGGTTCCGAGCAGGACGAGATCGTTCTGTCCGAATCGGAGCAGCCCGATCCGTCCGAAGCGGTTCAGATTGATCTCTCCGAATCGAACGAGATCGAGCTTTCCGAATCGGACGAGATCGACGTTTCTCAGGCGGTCCCGGTCGATCCATCGGATTCAGGCGAGATCGACCCGTCGGCTTCGGCCAGAGATGGCGGCGATGTGGAAGCGGACGAACTCGTGCCGGAGTTCGATCTTTCCGGTGAGCTGGAGATCTCGGTCGAGGATGCACTCGTGGATTCCGAGGACGAGAACCGGGATGAAGATCTCGAGTTCGAGATTTCCGGGGCCGGCGAGGACGCGGATGGCGAAGTCACCACGGCCGAAGAAAGCCTGATGGATGTCTCCGGGGAAGGAGCGGCCGCGGTAGAGATCGAGATCTCGGATCCCGCGCTGGATCTGGCCTTCGACGACGAGGAAGCCGCCGTTCCGGATGGCGCCGACTTCGATGAATCCCAGGGTGAGGTCTCGCTGGAGAGCCCCGAGGAAGCGGTCGGGGCTTCGGCTTCGGCGACGACTCCGGCCCAGATGGCCGAAGACCTGGAAGAGGCCGACTTCTTCTTCCAGCAGGGCATGTTGGACGAGGCGCGAATCGTCTACGAACGCATCCTCGCGATTGCGCCGAGCCACCCGGGCGCCTTGTTGCGCGTGGGCGAGATCGAGGCGGCGAGCGATGGAGATGCCGACGCGGTCAGCGCTTCTACGACCGATGCCGATGACATCGACGTCGAAGCTGCCGCGATGGACGCCGATGACATCGAGGTCGAGGCCGGCGCTGTCGAGATCGACCCGGAGGAACTCGAGGTCGGAACCGACGAAACAGCGATCGAAGCCGGCGAACCCGAATGGGACGCCGAGTCGAGCGACGCCGAAGATGATTCCTCCGACATGGTGGATCTGGTCGGCGATGACATGTTTGCCGACGAGGACGCCTCATCGGATGAGTTGGCGCCCGAGGTCGACCTCGGTGGGGACCCGGATGACGACACGGGCCGAATCCAAGCGGCCGCCAGCGAGGAACTCGAGCCGGAGGCGGCGGAGCTTGGCTCGCTTGACGACGCAGCGTTCGAAGACTCCGCGAGCGAAGAATTGGAGGCGGAAGACTCCGAGCTCGATGCTTCCGCACCCGAGTTGGTCGAGACAGAGGCCGCCGCGACCGTTGAGGAGGGCGCTCCGACGAGCCCCACCGAGGCGGAGGTGACGGCCCCTGTGATATTCGGCGCTTCCTCCGAGGAGGACGAGGGCTTCGACCTGGCCGCGCAGCTCTCCGATGCGTTCGATCTCGACGACGAGGGTGGGGCGGATGTGCCGTTCTCTGCAGACACCGAAGGTGAAGGCTTCGAGGAGGTCTTTGCCGCGTTCAAGCAGGGAGTTCAGGGCGCGCTCGAGGATGAAGACTTCGAGGCCCACTACGACCTGGGAATCGCCTACAAGGAAATGGGCCTGTGCGAAGACGCCATCGGCGAATTCCGGGCCGCCATGGGCTCCGATCAGCGCCGGCTGCCTTGCCTTCACATGATGGGCCTCTGCGCCATGGATCTGGGTCGGATCGTCGATGCCGTTGCGCACCTCGAGCAGGCGTTGGCTTTGCCCGACGTCGAGGAGGAGCAGCAGATTGGTCTGCGATTCGATCTCGGCCGGGCTTATGCGGGCGTTGGCGATGTACCTCGCGCACGTGCAGCGTTCGAAGCCGTGCAACGTCTCGACGCAGACTTCCCCGATGTCGACCTGCAGCTGGCGGCCCTGGATGATCAGCCGGATCCCGATGCGGCGGAGGCCACCGTCGAAGCGGACGACGCCGGCTTCGAGAACTTCGATGAATTGATGGCCGACGGCCCTTCCGGCCCGGAGGAGGAAGCGCCAGAGGCGCCGGTCTACGAATCCTTCGACGACTTCCTCCAAGACGACGATTCCGAGGACGAGGCCGACGCGTCCGCAGAGCCGGAGAGCGTCGACGCCGGCGAACCCGAGAGCTTCGAAGCCAGCGATGCCGAGGGCCTCGAAGACGGCGAAGCGGAAGACGTGGGGGACGCCGAGCCCGATGAGCCGGAAGACGTCATGTCCGAGCCGGACGAGGAGCCCGAATCCGAACCGGATCCGCCCGTCCAGACCACAGCCGATCCGGAGCCGCCGAAAAAGCCCGGCCGCCGCAAGAAGAAGATCTCATTCGTCTAG
- a CDS encoding MMPL family transporter yields MLNRVSSLARFLTEISVQRPLVTVGLGLVVTLGLAFQAAQLSSEVGYAAYFGPDDPAVHRLSDFFEEFDSGLHVLVVFGCPGSNVCSSVRDRAALEFIGKLQREFDALPNVRRTQSVLNAPIVVGPLETRTIAARGGGGDYSLSPDWEPLAEQSLGEPFLANVVVSVDGKTAGIIVEFQTLDSRPVRDLVHAILDLVPHYEEELGSEIFVAGDPVWTVVADDDLDADSINLTLLMFVLIVAVLWGFFRDVWLTVLPVLAVGGLTVAIHGVIALLSIPMTTILAALPPVLVVIAITAAIHLLTGFLRHPDLEPGAALVQAADQVGPGCFWAAVTTAAGFGSFVLSDLASFRQFGLAAAIGFILAFLGTFTLLPALLCLMSPRTRGPDRARLGVVR; encoded by the coding sequence TTGCTCAACCGCGTCTCGAGCCTTGCTCGGTTTCTGACCGAGATCAGCGTCCAACGGCCGCTGGTGACGGTGGGGCTCGGGCTCGTCGTCACTTTGGGGCTCGCATTCCAGGCCGCCCAGCTCTCGAGCGAGGTGGGCTATGCCGCCTACTTCGGCCCGGACGACCCTGCGGTCCACCGGCTCTCCGACTTCTTCGAGGAGTTCGACAGCGGGCTGCACGTGCTCGTCGTGTTCGGATGCCCAGGTAGCAATGTCTGTTCTTCGGTACGGGATCGGGCCGCACTCGAGTTCATCGGAAAGCTGCAACGGGAGTTCGACGCCCTGCCGAACGTGCGCCGGACGCAGAGTGTTCTCAATGCGCCGATCGTAGTCGGCCCACTCGAGACGCGGACGATCGCGGCGCGGGGTGGGGGAGGGGACTACTCGCTCTCTCCGGACTGGGAGCCCCTGGCCGAGCAGTCGCTTGGAGAACCCTTCCTCGCGAACGTGGTCGTTTCGGTGGACGGGAAGACCGCAGGAATCATCGTCGAGTTTCAAACGCTCGATAGCCGGCCGGTTCGCGACCTCGTGCACGCGATCCTCGATCTTGTCCCGCACTACGAAGAGGAACTCGGAAGCGAGATTTTCGTCGCGGGAGACCCTGTCTGGACGGTCGTCGCAGACGACGATCTGGACGCCGATTCGATCAACCTCACGCTGCTCATGTTCGTGCTGATCGTCGCGGTTCTCTGGGGGTTCTTTCGAGACGTCTGGCTCACGGTCCTTCCCGTGCTCGCCGTCGGAGGGCTCACGGTCGCGATTCACGGGGTCATTGCGCTGCTTTCGATTCCGATGACCACGATCCTCGCAGCCCTCCCGCCGGTGCTCGTGGTCATCGCGATCACTGCAGCGATTCACCTTCTCACCGGCTTCCTGCGTCATCCCGATCTTGAGCCTGGCGCCGCTCTGGTTCAGGCTGCCGATCAGGTCGGCCCGGGCTGTTTCTGGGCCGCTGTCACGACGGCTGCGGGCTTTGGCTCCTTCGTCTTGAGTGATCTCGCGAGCTTCAGGCAGTTCGGTCTTGCTGCTGCCATCGGGTTCATTCTTGCCTTCCTCGGCACGTTCACGCTGCTACCGGCGCTCCTCTGCCTGATGTCTCCGCGCACGCGCGGCCCGGACCGGGCCCGGCTCGGCGTTGTCCG
- a CDS encoding AAA family ATPase yields the protein MEHLSTFQLSRDPFSNESQPAFYYESPVHQDAERRLMRASLQGKGLSLVTGEGGVGKTVLVRHFLEALEEEVFEACMLVPIPGVTDGQWILDRFARQLGVEEPAAERQVLMAQIYEQLAIVREDGRQTVLIFDEAQVLAEQGLLGELRGLLNLEYEDRRMLCLVLVGLPSLDDAIAAEPALCDRIDQRIELKPLDEKFAVQYLSHRILTAGGNPAILDASAVQGLVKASKGIPRYLNTLADNALFEAHVAGRVSASAGDVEQAAAELRPWAEDEDGDEPSPIASSSAPASPPHSETTASAAMAQPAQAARAPEPVEAPSFEMAEVIASETEPPVAGTPSAPGGEDAQWLDDSPSAAQQAAPTSPGKPTSGMGELLGEEPPARGELDDLFVDLVK from the coding sequence GTGGAACATCTATCGACCTTCCAGCTCAGCCGGGATCCCTTCTCGAACGAGTCCCAGCCCGCCTTCTACTATGAGTCGCCCGTCCACCAGGATGCGGAGCGTCGTCTCATGCGTGCATCGCTCCAGGGGAAAGGACTCTCACTGGTCACCGGTGAGGGAGGTGTCGGGAAGACCGTGCTCGTGCGCCACTTCCTCGAGGCCCTCGAAGAGGAGGTCTTCGAGGCCTGCATGCTCGTCCCGATCCCAGGCGTGACCGACGGCCAATGGATCCTCGATCGCTTCGCCCGGCAGCTCGGCGTGGAAGAGCCTGCCGCGGAACGTCAGGTCTTGATGGCCCAGATCTACGAGCAGCTTGCCATCGTGCGCGAGGATGGCCGGCAGACCGTGCTGATCTTCGACGAAGCCCAGGTCCTCGCTGAGCAGGGTTTGTTGGGCGAGCTTCGCGGCCTTCTGAATCTCGAGTACGAAGATCGCCGTATGCTATGTCTGGTGCTCGTCGGCCTGCCCAGCCTGGATGACGCAATTGCTGCCGAGCCTGCCCTTTGCGATAGGATCGACCAGCGCATCGAGCTGAAGCCTCTCGATGAGAAGTTCGCGGTTCAGTATCTGAGCCACCGGATTCTCACGGCAGGGGGGAACCCTGCCATTCTGGATGCCTCGGCGGTGCAAGGCCTGGTCAAGGCATCGAAGGGCATCCCGCGCTACCTGAACACCCTGGCCGACAACGCGCTCTTCGAAGCCCACGTGGCGGGGCGCGTCTCGGCCAGCGCCGGCGACGTGGAGCAGGCCGCTGCCGAACTGCGCCCGTGGGCCGAAGATGAGGACGGGGATGAACCGTCGCCGATTGCGTCGTCCTCGGCACCCGCATCTCCGCCCCACAGCGAGACGACCGCGTCGGCTGCCATGGCTCAGCCTGCCCAGGCTGCGCGTGCTCCCGAACCGGTCGAGGCTCCGAGTTTCGAGATGGCAGAAGTGATCGCGTCGGAGACCGAGCCGCCCGTGGCCGGAACCCCGAGCGCACCGGGCGGAGAGGATGCCCAGTGGCTCGACGATTCGCCGTCCGCCGCCCAGCAGGCCGCACCGACCTCGCCTGGCAAACCGACTTCCGGCATGGGCGAACTCCTCGGCGAAGAGCCGCCCGCCCGCGGTGAACTCGACGACCTGTTCGTCGATCTCGTCAAGTAA